One Burkholderia cepacia genomic window carries:
- a CDS encoding tyrosinase family protein produces MKLLDRNVVNWLTSFIVVHGKKIETHVKAQYEACLNAPNYTVFSNTTSAAQWNENLPQGAAQIVPLESPHNDIHLAVGGYDVPTGPNAGDDSPIPGANGDMGENDTAGLDPIFYFHHCFIDRVFWLWQKRHGYTQHLDVVAEYPGTNSVDAQGPTPGTVPNSWLTLSSPLDPFKKSENGKARAYTSLDCINIEEQLGYTYGPGSLEDLPKRSLAATTVPAGNSSKVVRVSGLNRAPIRGSFLVAAYVVLDGERHLLGTEAVLSRWSVQSCANCQTHLEVKAFFPLHHFTEASVKDASYEVEVHTRDDVFGQGRSFAAAAAKPGQQRFRVEVR; encoded by the coding sequence GTGAAACTGCTCGACCGGAACGTGGTGAACTGGCTCACGTCCTTCATCGTCGTGCACGGCAAGAAGATCGAGACCCACGTGAAGGCCCAGTACGAGGCGTGCCTGAATGCGCCGAACTACACGGTGTTTTCCAACACGACGTCCGCGGCCCAGTGGAACGAGAACCTTCCGCAAGGGGCTGCGCAAATCGTCCCGCTCGAGTCGCCGCACAACGACATTCACCTTGCCGTCGGCGGTTACGACGTCCCCACCGGCCCGAACGCCGGCGACGACTCGCCGATTCCGGGCGCCAACGGCGACATGGGCGAAAACGACACGGCGGGCCTCGACCCGATCTTCTATTTCCATCACTGCTTCATCGATCGCGTGTTCTGGCTGTGGCAGAAGCGGCATGGCTACACGCAGCACCTCGACGTCGTCGCCGAGTATCCGGGCACCAATTCCGTCGACGCGCAGGGGCCGACGCCGGGCACGGTGCCGAACTCGTGGCTCACGCTCTCGTCGCCGCTCGATCCGTTCAAGAAGAGCGAGAACGGCAAGGCGCGCGCCTATACGTCGCTCGACTGCATCAACATCGAGGAGCAGCTCGGCTACACGTACGGCCCCGGTTCGCTGGAGGACCTGCCGAAGCGCTCGCTGGCGGCGACGACCGTGCCGGCCGGCAACAGCAGCAAGGTCGTGCGCGTGTCCGGGCTGAATCGTGCGCCGATCCGCGGGTCTTTCCTCGTCGCCGCCTACGTCGTCCTGGACGGCGAGCGGCACCTGCTCGGCACGGAGGCCGTGCTGAGCCGGTGGAGCGTGCAGTCCTGCGCGAACTGCCAGACGCACCTCGAAGTGAAGGCGTTCTTTCCGCTGCACCATTTCACGGAAGCATCGGTGAAGGATGCCAGCTACGAAGTCGAAGTCCATACCCGTGACGATGTATTCGGCCAAGGACGATCCTTCGCTGCCGCAGCAGCCAAACCGGGTCAGCAACGGTTCCGGGTCGAGGTCCGGTAG
- a CDS encoding tyrosinase family protein produces the protein MNSATGVRVRPSIESLQAEYLKGNKKPLEDLMRAWKGIKALPPDDPNSFFMIGGFHGEPFRGAGWGSASYWGGYCNHGNVLFPTLHRVYLLRLEQALQSIPGCEQVMLPFWDETSEESLKHGIPWAPDEEGCRARRADDSQPAAFLRVQQGHHRQHQRRQSELQQAARLRNGSLSVGRGWSAPKKTGPPPRNTMPDSRTITRT, from the coding sequence ATGAATAGCGCAACTGGAGTCCGGGTCCGCCCGTCGATCGAATCGCTGCAGGCCGAGTACTTGAAAGGCAACAAAAAGCCGCTGGAAGACCTGATGCGCGCGTGGAAAGGCATCAAGGCATTGCCGCCCGACGATCCGAACTCGTTCTTCATGATCGGCGGCTTCCACGGCGAGCCGTTCCGCGGCGCCGGCTGGGGCTCGGCGTCATACTGGGGCGGCTACTGCAACCACGGAAACGTGCTGTTCCCGACCTTGCATCGCGTTTACCTGCTGAGGCTGGAACAGGCTTTGCAGAGCATTCCCGGTTGCGAACAGGTGATGCTGCCGTTCTGGGACGAAACCAGCGAAGAGTCGCTCAAGCACGGCATTCCGTGGGCGCCTGACGAAGAAGGATGTCGAGCTAGACGGGCAGACGATTCCCAACCCGCTGCGTTCCTTCGTGTTCAACAAGGGCATCACCGACAACATCAACGGCGACAATCCGAACTACAGCAAGCCGCTCGGCTACGAAACGGTTCGCTATCCGTTGGTCGGGGCTGGTCGGCACCGAAAAAGACCGGGCCGCCACCGAGAAACACAATGCCCGATTCCCGCACTATCACGAGAACGTGA
- a CDS encoding avidin/streptavidin family protein, with protein MPHLEHSLKYAKAGTGPSIDFSGLWKNELGSTMQITQQGDQLTGTYGSAVSATESETTGDLRGYVDGDLIAFVVHWREFQAITSWVGQCEPNSNNGKINTLWQMTKQVAEGDEWASINAGADVFVRA; from the coding sequence ATGCCGCATCTGGAACACTCACTCAAGTATGCAAAGGCGGGTACGGGTCCCTCGATCGACTTCTCGGGATTGTGGAAGAACGAATTGGGTTCAACGATGCAGATCACGCAGCAAGGGGATCAACTGACCGGCACATACGGCAGCGCTGTCAGTGCCACCGAATCAGAGACAACCGGCGATCTGCGCGGCTACGTCGATGGCGACCTGATCGCCTTCGTGGTTCATTGGCGGGAATTCCAGGCGATCACCTCCTGGGTTGGGCAATGCGAGCCGAACTCGAACAACGGAAAGATCAACACCTTGTGGCAGATGACGAAGCAAGTTGCGGAAGGTGACGAATGGGCGTCAATCAACGCCGGCGCGGACGTATTCGTGAGAGCCTAG
- a CDS encoding efflux transporter outer membrane subunit, which translates to MRSLPFPSPPIRVLPLALVVALAACSMEPTYQRPDAPIPSAYPSGPAYSTPGANAGQQNGPAAADLGWRQFFVDPQLQQLIARALANNRDLRIATLNIDAARAQYRLQRAAQFPEIDANLGLNSQRLSPGLRAPGQSPLINTFAAGVGLTNFEIDLFGRVRSMSHAAQEQYLATVEAQRSVHISLVAEVGNAYLTLMADRELLKLAQDTLKNQQDVAAMIHRGKLAGGMAQLDEHRADTQVQTAQVAVEQYTRQVAQDENALTLLIGGGPLPAGVTNAMPLGNQHVLAEFPEGLPSTLLERRPDIMAAEHRLIAANANIGAARAAFFPRITLTGMLGVASATLAGLFSGGAAWLFAPQLTMPIFDGGRNSANLDLATVEKDVNVANYERTIQSAFREVADSMAARTTFEREVNAQQKMIHDISETQRLAQMRFQNGVDDYFGVFDAQRQLFQAQQLLVTYKLAGLTSRVTLYKALGGGWQESGQMAGAQPAAKAQPAAAARPVATQSKAVAQPTAAAQPRVTSVVVTEPGAQTRPGAAAQPGTAAQTGTAAQQGAARAAAPSVTTKRSVDSSGVTAIIETTVTPGTTGGVARPGGSNGRSSPPQD; encoded by the coding sequence ATGCGTAGCCTTCCGTTTCCCTCTCCGCCGATACGCGTGCTGCCGCTCGCGCTCGTCGTCGCGCTCGCGGCCTGCTCGATGGAGCCGACATACCAGCGGCCCGATGCGCCGATCCCGTCCGCTTATCCGAGCGGGCCGGCCTATTCGACGCCGGGCGCCAATGCGGGTCAGCAGAACGGTCCGGCGGCGGCCGATCTCGGCTGGCGGCAGTTCTTCGTCGATCCGCAGCTGCAGCAGCTGATCGCGCGGGCGCTCGCCAATAACCGCGACCTGCGCATCGCGACGCTCAACATCGACGCGGCGCGCGCGCAATACCGGCTGCAACGCGCAGCCCAGTTTCCGGAAATCGACGCCAACCTGGGGCTCAACAGCCAGCGTCTGAGCCCGGGGCTGCGTGCGCCGGGGCAGTCTCCGTTGATCAACACGTTTGCTGCCGGCGTCGGGCTGACCAACTTCGAGATCGACCTGTTCGGGCGCGTGCGCAGCATGAGTCATGCCGCGCAGGAGCAATATCTCGCGACCGTGGAGGCGCAGCGCAGCGTTCACATCAGCCTCGTGGCCGAGGTCGGGAATGCCTATCTCACGCTGATGGCCGATCGCGAGCTGCTCAAGCTCGCGCAGGACACGCTCAAGAACCAGCAGGATGTCGCCGCGATGATCCATCGCGGCAAGCTCGCGGGCGGGATGGCGCAGCTCGACGAGCATCGCGCCGATACGCAGGTGCAAACCGCGCAGGTTGCGGTCGAGCAGTACACGCGGCAGGTTGCGCAGGATGAGAACGCGTTGACGCTGCTGATCGGCGGCGGCCCGCTGCCGGCCGGGGTGACGAATGCGATGCCGCTCGGCAACCAGCATGTGCTGGCGGAGTTTCCCGAGGGGCTGCCGTCGACGTTGCTGGAACGCCGGCCGGACATCATGGCGGCCGAGCATCGATTGATCGCGGCCAATGCGAATATCGGCGCGGCGCGCGCGGCGTTTTTCCCGAGGATCACGCTGACCGGGATGCTGGGGGTTGCGAGTGCGACGCTCGCCGGGTTGTTTTCAGGCGGGGCGGCGTGGTTGTTCGCGCCGCAGTTGACGATGCCGATCTTCGATGGGGGACGCAATAGCGCGAATCTCGATCTCGCGACGGTGGAAAAGGATGTGAACGTCGCGAATTACGAGCGCACGATTCAGAGCGCGTTCCGGGAAGTCGCGGACAGCATGGCTGCGCGGACGACCTTCGAGCGCGAAGTGAACGCGCAGCAGAAAATGATTCACGATATCAGCGAGACCCAGCGGCTCGCGCAGATGCGGTTTCAGAATGGGGTCGATGATTACTTCGGGGTGTTCGATGCGCAGCGGCAGTTGTTTCAGGCGCAGCAACTGCTCGTCACTTACAAGCTCGCGGGGTTGACGAGTCGGGTGACGCTTTACAAGGCGTTGGGGGGTGGGTGGCAGGAGTCGGGGCAGATGGCGGGCGCGCAGCCTGCGGCGAAGGCTCAACCTGCGGCGGCAGCGCGGCCGGTCGCAACGCAATCGAAAGCCGTGGCGCAGCCGACTGCAGCAGCGCAGCCGCGTGTGACGTCGGTTGTGGTGACGGAGCCAGGGGCGCAGACGCGGCCGGGTGCCGCGGCTCAACCGGGAACTGCGGCGCAAACGGGAACCGCCGCGCAACAGGGCGCAGCGCGCGCGGCCGCTCCGTCCGTGACGACAAAACGCTCGGTTGACTCATCCGGCGTCACCGCCATCATCGAGACGACGGTTACGCCCGGCACTACGGGTGGTGTGGCAAGGCCCGGGGGCAGTAACGGACGTTCGTCACCTCCGCAGGACTAG
- a CDS encoding glycosyltransferase family 2 protein: MFDFFLASRSLLVINGGVLLIVLVLTRLGKRERAVDRILFGGVAATLLLTYLYWRTTQTLPDPRMDFPSVWAHVFYGFECIALTYTLISIVVLTRTSDHSPDADAGEARLRRTAKAPRVDIFIATYNEGLEILEKTIVAALAIDYPDFRVWVLDDTRRDWLKAFCEQVGAHYATRPDNTHAKAGNLNNGLRESAQGPDGGAPYIMVLDADFAPHRKILMRTIGLFADPTVGVVQTPQFYYNADPIQYNLRSTECWVDEQRAFFDIMQPAKDAWGSAFCIGTSFVVRRDLVNHIGGFPTGTVTEDIHLTYRLMPHGYVTRWLNERLSVGLSAEGLPEYISQRSRWGLGTIQVALTPDGPLRGRGYTFTQRLHYVHGLLHWLSRPFTLMLLLGPLLYWYFNVPTLYGEPMQFLAYGVPSLIAYWAYSMWITGRRALPIFTEVTQIVCAMAVTASLASAILRPFGRPFKVTNKGLDRSKLIVHGKFAAFYGSLIVLSALGLGHALSSDPDAPGLVFNSAWTGISLLLYLTSMLVCVELPRPRKEERFPYRASARLRIGQQEYSVTTHDLSCNGAAVLTPQAGSLPVDAEGALWLAPIGWIPCRIVRRQGRLLGIALHVDTAARHGLIRMLFGDPPHNIAAQGQPKLAISRLMQRALSD; the protein is encoded by the coding sequence ATGTTCGATTTCTTTCTCGCAAGCCGATCCCTGCTCGTCATCAACGGCGGCGTGCTGCTGATCGTGCTCGTGCTCACGCGGCTCGGCAAGCGCGAGCGCGCCGTCGATCGCATCCTGTTCGGCGGCGTCGCCGCGACGCTGCTGCTGACTTACCTGTATTGGCGCACGACCCAGACGCTGCCCGACCCGCGCATGGATTTTCCGAGCGTGTGGGCGCACGTCTTCTACGGCTTCGAGTGCATCGCGCTGACGTATACGCTGATCTCGATCGTCGTGCTCACGCGCACCAGCGATCACTCGCCCGACGCCGACGCCGGCGAAGCCCGGCTGCGGCGCACCGCGAAGGCGCCGCGCGTCGACATCTTCATCGCGACCTACAACGAAGGGCTCGAGATTCTCGAGAAGACGATCGTCGCGGCGCTCGCGATCGACTATCCGGACTTCCGCGTGTGGGTGCTCGACGACACGCGCCGCGACTGGCTCAAGGCGTTCTGCGAACAGGTCGGCGCGCACTACGCGACCCGCCCCGACAACACGCATGCGAAGGCCGGCAACCTGAACAACGGCCTGCGCGAAAGCGCGCAGGGCCCGGACGGCGGCGCGCCGTACATCATGGTGCTCGACGCCGACTTCGCGCCGCACCGGAAGATCCTGATGCGCACGATCGGCCTGTTTGCCGATCCGACGGTCGGCGTCGTGCAGACCCCGCAGTTCTACTACAACGCCGATCCCATCCAGTACAACCTGCGCTCGACCGAATGCTGGGTCGACGAGCAGCGCGCGTTCTTCGACATCATGCAGCCGGCGAAAGACGCGTGGGGCTCGGCGTTCTGCATCGGCACGTCGTTCGTCGTGCGGCGCGACCTCGTCAACCACATCGGCGGGTTTCCGACCGGCACCGTCACCGAGGACATCCACCTCACCTACCGGCTGATGCCGCACGGCTATGTGACGCGCTGGCTCAACGAGCGGCTGTCGGTCGGGCTGTCGGCCGAAGGGCTGCCGGAATACATCAGCCAGCGCAGCCGCTGGGGGCTCGGCACGATCCAGGTCGCGCTGACGCCCGACGGCCCGCTGCGCGGCCGCGGCTATACGTTCACGCAGCGGCTGCACTACGTGCACGGGCTGCTGCACTGGCTGAGCCGGCCGTTCACGCTGATGCTGCTGCTCGGGCCGCTGCTGTACTGGTATTTCAACGTGCCGACGCTGTACGGCGAGCCGATGCAGTTTCTCGCATACGGCGTGCCGTCGCTGATCGCCTACTGGGCCTACAGCATGTGGATCACCGGACGGCGCGCGCTGCCGATCTTCACCGAGGTCACGCAGATCGTCTGCGCGATGGCGGTGACCGCGTCGCTGGCGAGCGCGATCCTGCGGCCGTTCGGGCGGCCGTTCAAGGTGACGAACAAGGGGCTGGACCGCTCGAAGCTGATCGTCCACGGCAAGTTCGCGGCGTTCTACGGCAGCCTGATCGTGCTGTCCGCGCTTGGGCTCGGGCATGCGCTGTCGAGCGACCCCGACGCGCCGGGGCTCGTGTTCAATTCGGCGTGGACCGGGATATCGCTGCTGCTCTATCTGACGTCGATGCTGGTGTGCGTGGAATTGCCCCGGCCTCGCAAGGAGGAGCGCTTTCCTTATCGCGCGTCCGCGCGGCTGCGCATCGGCCAACAGGAATACTCGGTGACGACGCACGATCTGTCGTGCAACGGCGCGGCCGTGCTCACGCCGCAGGCCGGTTCGTTGCCGGTCGATGCCGAAGGCGCGCTGTGGCTCGCGCCGATCGGCTGGATCCCGTGCCGCATCGTGCGCCGCCAGGGCCGCCTGCTCGGCATCGCGCTGCACGTCGATACGGCGGCGCGCCACGGGCTGATCCGCATGCTGTTCGGCGATCCCCCGCACAACATCGCGGCGCAGGGCCAGCCGAAGCTGGCGATCTCGCGCCTCATGCAGCGCGCGCTGTCGGACTGA
- a CDS encoding HlyD family secretion protein produces MSDQQLDHRPPEPVPDAPSPAPHDAPVARRQSALGRPLWHFAVRSIGYGIVVFIAWVVLTVMFPNIFTRSSERAVVNSQVTLVTSPVEGIVTQQQVGIGKPFAANQPLMTVQNPNIDRALLIDLTGKALDNQQHYDAARAQLAGDESQLAATSRDLQRYQSASQQEHAASIRALQARLDVAKAQVDQQADVVNRNQAMQEAGAVSEAYTNASRYQLSILSNAKAAAAAELDHATAAGNASRNKVYASASDGATSTLEQRSRLLSADIVQLKAQMTQYDAYGQSVGKMIDAEKARLERLSNLEIRASEPGVVEDVLAPPGTRVAAGATLIRASNCSQSRVVAVFPRSLSDDLLPGTRLNVRMDGVPFKVPASVAEVLPRASEGEQARYFVPFPPIEKNEIYVIAKLDRPLSALPVSARADPADRCAMGRWAKVSLNRSWLGSGMSDLVPDSVNAQGGFRSIADRAQPWFDALRSAADRGLHWLRSQLA; encoded by the coding sequence ATGTCTGACCAACAACTCGACCACCGCCCGCCCGAGCCCGTCCCCGACGCGCCCTCGCCCGCGCCGCACGACGCGCCCGTCGCGCGCCGCCAGTCCGCCCTGGGGCGGCCGCTGTGGCACTTCGCCGTGCGCTCGATCGGCTACGGCATCGTGGTGTTCATCGCCTGGGTCGTGCTGACCGTCATGTTCCCGAACATCTTCACGCGTTCGTCGGAGCGGGCCGTGGTCAACAGCCAGGTGACGCTCGTCACGTCGCCGGTCGAGGGAATCGTCACGCAGCAGCAGGTCGGGATCGGCAAGCCGTTCGCGGCGAACCAGCCGCTGATGACGGTGCAGAATCCGAACATCGACCGCGCGCTGCTGATCGACCTGACCGGCAAGGCGCTCGACAACCAGCAGCACTACGATGCCGCGCGCGCGCAGCTCGCCGGCGACGAGAGCCAGCTCGCCGCGACCAGCCGCGACCTGCAGCGCTACCAAAGCGCATCGCAGCAGGAACACGCGGCGAGCATCCGCGCGCTGCAGGCGCGGCTCGACGTCGCGAAGGCGCAGGTCGACCAGCAGGCCGACGTCGTCAACCGCAACCAGGCGATGCAGGAGGCCGGCGCGGTGAGCGAGGCCTATACCAATGCGTCGCGCTACCAGCTGTCGATCCTGTCGAACGCGAAGGCCGCGGCCGCCGCCGAGCTCGATCACGCGACGGCCGCCGGCAATGCGTCGCGCAACAAGGTCTACGCATCCGCCAGCGACGGCGCCACCTCCACGCTCGAGCAGCGCAGCCGGCTGCTCAGCGCCGACATCGTGCAGCTCAAGGCGCAGATGACGCAATACGACGCGTATGGCCAGTCGGTCGGCAAGATGATCGACGCCGAGAAGGCGCGGCTCGAGCGGCTGTCCAATCTCGAGATCCGCGCCAGCGAACCGGGCGTCGTCGAAGACGTGCTCGCGCCGCCGGGCACGCGCGTCGCGGCCGGCGCGACGCTGATCCGCGCGAGCAACTGCAGCCAGTCGCGGGTCGTCGCGGTGTTCCCGCGCAGCTTGAGCGACGACCTGCTGCCCGGCACGCGCCTGAACGTGCGGATGGACGGCGTGCCGTTCAAGGTGCCCGCGTCCGTAGCCGAGGTGCTGCCGCGCGCGTCCGAAGGCGAGCAGGCCCGCTACTTCGTGCCGTTCCCGCCGATCGAGAAGAACGAGATCTACGTGATCGCGAAGCTCGACCGGCCGCTGTCCGCACTGCCCGTCAGCGCGCGCGCCGATCCGGCCGACCGCTGCGCGATGGGCCGCTGGGCGAAGGTCAGCCTCAACCGGAGCTGGCTCGGCAGCGGCATGTCCGACCTGGTTCCGGACAGCGTGAACGCGCAGGGCGGCTTCCGGTCGATCGCCGATCGCGCGCAACCGTGGTTCGACGCGCTGCGCTCGGCCGCCGATCGCGGCCTGCACTGGCTGCGCAGCCAGCTGGCGTAA
- a CDS encoding TIGR02594 family protein: MTVDHQPIWMPVAMRERGVRRFPAGATNPRIVEYNNHTNLVGYDDKISWCSSFVNWCMTHAGIRGTGSALARSWLEWGRPLERPVYGCVAILTRDDPASWKGHVGFYLRHDDEHVHLFGGNQLEEVRELAYPLDTVIGYRWPA, encoded by the coding sequence ATGACCGTCGATCACCAACCGATCTGGATGCCCGTCGCGATGAGAGAGCGCGGCGTGCGTCGTTTCCCCGCGGGCGCGACGAATCCCCGCATCGTCGAGTACAACAACCACACGAACCTCGTCGGCTATGACGACAAGATTTCCTGGTGCTCGTCGTTCGTCAACTGGTGCATGACGCACGCGGGCATTCGCGGCACAGGCTCCGCGCTCGCGCGTTCGTGGCTCGAATGGGGCCGGCCGCTGGAGCGCCCGGTGTACGGCTGCGTCGCGATCCTGACGCGCGACGATCCCGCGAGCTGGAAAGGGCATGTCGGTTTCTACCTGCGTCACGACGACGAGCACGTGCATCTGTTCGGCGGCAATCAACTGGAAGAGGTGCGCGAGCTCGCGTATCCGCTCGATACCGTGATCGGCTACCGGTGGCCCGCATAG
- a CDS encoding efflux transporter outer membrane subunit gives MKKLLVALAVSAFAAGCAVQPAQHPALNESVRTLAPTAWDTDVPRADIDAAAWWAQFHDPVLDKLIATVLDGNLDLQAAAERVKQAQALTVQKRAVLLPELDATAHAADARQNTPPPLGYVRQAGAGLALSWSPDVFGGERLDLLAAQAELVGQQHAEDAMRLALAADAASAYVDLRWAQQELKILQDNAKIRQHALELTRKRQAFGLSTELDVTRAQNQLDALEARIPPTQAQISHQLNLIAVYSGRTPESVDRLVLAQAGDIPAPPAGAPGTLPSQALLRRPDVLTAYAQVERRAAQVGVAKAERYPKFSLNLTDGILAASYLGLPTLTDNLFSAALSATSPIFNAGRITADISQSESRMRESELGLRQTMLQALREVEDARANLVSTTAATQRLNSALAASDKALGLANQLYKGGATDFLDVLSAQEVYLRDSDSLNQVRREHALAAVALYRSLGGGWSRNDEAVGANAQAVAAK, from the coding sequence ATGAAAAAGCTACTCGTCGCGCTGGCCGTCAGCGCATTCGCCGCCGGATGCGCGGTGCAGCCCGCGCAGCATCCGGCGCTGAACGAATCCGTCCGGACGCTCGCCCCCACCGCGTGGGATACCGACGTGCCGCGCGCGGACATCGACGCGGCCGCATGGTGGGCGCAATTCCACGATCCCGTGCTCGACAAGCTGATCGCCACCGTGCTCGACGGCAACCTCGACCTGCAGGCCGCCGCCGAACGCGTGAAGCAGGCGCAGGCGCTGACGGTGCAAAAACGCGCGGTGCTGCTGCCCGAACTCGACGCGACCGCGCATGCGGCCGACGCACGCCAGAACACGCCGCCGCCGCTCGGGTATGTGCGGCAGGCCGGCGCGGGGCTCGCGCTGAGCTGGTCGCCCGATGTGTTCGGCGGCGAACGGCTCGACCTGCTCGCCGCGCAGGCGGAACTCGTCGGCCAGCAGCATGCGGAAGACGCGATGCGGCTCGCGCTCGCAGCGGATGCGGCCTCCGCGTATGTCGATCTGCGCTGGGCGCAGCAGGAACTGAAGATCCTGCAGGACAACGCGAAGATCCGCCAGCATGCGCTCGAACTCACGCGCAAGCGGCAGGCGTTCGGGCTGTCGACGGAACTCGACGTCACGCGTGCGCAGAACCAGCTCGACGCGCTCGAAGCACGGATTCCGCCGACGCAGGCGCAAATATCGCATCAGCTCAACCTCATTGCCGTGTATTCGGGGCGCACGCCGGAATCGGTCGACCGGCTCGTGCTCGCGCAGGCGGGCGACATTCCCGCGCCGCCGGCTGGCGCGCCCGGTACGCTGCCTTCGCAGGCGTTGCTGCGGCGGCCCGACGTGCTGACTGCGTATGCGCAGGTCGAGCGGCGCGCGGCGCAAGTCGGCGTGGCGAAGGCCGAGCGGTATCCGAAGTTCTCGTTGAACCTGACGGACGGGATTCTGGCGGCTTCCTATCTCGGGTTGCCGACGTTGACCGACAACCTGTTCAGCGCGGCGTTGAGTGCGACGAGCCCGATCTTCAATGCGGGGCGGATTACGGCCGATATCTCGCAGAGCGAAAGCCGGATGCGCGAGTCGGAACTCGGGTTGCGGCAGACGATGCTGCAGGCGTTGCGGGAAGTCGAGGATGCACGCGCGAATCTCGTCAGCACGACCGCCGCGACGCAGCGCTTGAACAGCGCGCTTGCCGCGTCGGACAAGGCACTCGGTCTCGCGAACCAGCTCTACAAGGGGGGCGCGACGGATTTTCTGGATGTGCTGTCGGCGCAGGAGGTTTATCTGCGGGATTCGGATTCGCTCAACCAGGTCAGGCGCGAGCACGCGCTGGCGGCGGTCGCGCTTTATCGGTCGCTTGGGGGTGGGTGGAGCCGGAATGATGAGGCGGTCGGCGCGAACGCGCAGGCCGTGGCCGCGAAGTGA
- a CDS encoding DHA2 family efflux MFS transporter permease subunit, with translation MTTGFIGDPASQPTKQRVFAFALMCVGFFMATLDIQIVASSLRDIGGGLSASQDELSWVQTAYLIAEIIVIPMSGWLSKVMSTRWLFVASAVGFTITSMLCGLAWDINSMILFRGLQGALGAAMIPTVFTTAFVLFPGRQRLIASTTIGALASLAPAIGPVIGGWITDQWSWHWLFYLNLVPGIAVAALVPRYVHIDEPDLGLIRRGDYLGIVLMSGFLGCLEYVLEEGPRKNWFGDDAIVICAWISGICGFLFLVHALTAKDPIVDLRALAVRNFGIGSLLSFVTGIGIFVTVFLTPLFLAQVRAFSSLQIGIALLSVGAFQLLALCAYAFAARFFSLRTLLVFGLVCFGLGCYLYTPITHDWGWRELLLPQALRGIGQQFSVPPIVTMALGSLPQSRLKSASGLFNLMRNLGGAIGIAVSATMLNDRLNFHYLRLNEHVSAGEPQIASLLDRQAAYWGSVAGNTLNTAQAGLANLHRLIYREALTLTYADAYYALSLCFVVALLAVVFSKPITLNAPPPDAH, from the coding sequence ATGACTACAGGCTTTATCGGCGACCCCGCGTCGCAACCGACGAAACAGCGCGTCTTCGCCTTCGCGCTGATGTGCGTCGGCTTCTTCATGGCGACGCTCGACATCCAGATCGTCGCGTCGTCGCTGCGCGACATCGGCGGCGGCTTGTCCGCCAGCCAGGACGAATTGTCGTGGGTGCAGACGGCCTACCTGATCGCCGAGATCATCGTGATCCCGATGTCGGGCTGGCTGTCGAAGGTGATGTCGACGCGCTGGCTGTTCGTCGCGTCGGCCGTCGGCTTCACGATCACGAGCATGCTGTGCGGGCTCGCGTGGGACATCAACTCGATGATCCTGTTTCGCGGGCTGCAGGGCGCGCTCGGCGCCGCAATGATCCCGACCGTGTTCACCACCGCATTCGTGCTGTTCCCGGGCAGGCAGCGGCTGATCGCGTCGACGACCATCGGCGCGCTCGCGTCGCTCGCGCCGGCGATCGGCCCCGTGATCGGCGGCTGGATCACCGATCAATGGTCGTGGCACTGGCTGTTCTACCTGAACCTCGTACCGGGCATCGCGGTCGCCGCACTCGTGCCGCGCTACGTGCATATCGACGAACCCGATCTCGGCCTCATCAGGCGCGGCGACTATCTCGGCATCGTGCTGATGTCGGGTTTCCTCGGCTGCCTCGAATACGTGCTGGAGGAAGGCCCGCGCAAGAACTGGTTCGGCGACGACGCGATCGTGATCTGCGCATGGATCTCCGGCATCTGCGGCTTCCTGTTCCTCGTGCACGCACTGACCGCGAAGGACCCGATCGTCGACCTGCGTGCGCTCGCCGTGCGCAACTTCGGGATCGGCAGCCTGCTGTCGTTCGTGACCGGCATCGGGATCTTCGTGACCGTGTTCCTGACGCCGCTGTTTCTCGCACAGGTGCGCGCATTCAGCTCGCTGCAGATCGGCATCGCGCTGCTGTCGGTCGGTGCGTTCCAGTTGCTCGCCCTCTGCGCGTACGCGTTCGCCGCGCGATTCTTCAGCCTGCGCACGCTGCTCGTGTTCGGGCTCGTCTGCTTCGGGCTCGGCTGCTACCTGTACACGCCGATCACGCACGACTGGGGCTGGCGCGAACTGCTGCTGCCGCAGGCGCTGCGCGGCATCGGCCAGCAATTCAGCGTGCCGCCGATCGTCACGATGGCGCTCGGCTCGCTGCCGCAGTCGCGGCTGAAATCGGCGAGCGGGCTGTTCAACCTGATGCGCAATCTCGGCGGGGCGATCGGCATCGCGGTGAGCGCGACGATGCTCAACGACCGGCTGAATTTTCACTACCTGCGGCTGAACGAACACGTGAGTGCCGGCGAACCGCAGATCGCGTCGCTGCTCGATCGACAGGCGGCTTACTGGGGCTCGGTGGCCGGCAATACGCTGAACACCGCGCAGGCCGGGCTCGCGAACCTGCATCGGCTGATCTATCGCGAGGCGCTGACGCTCACCTATGCGGATGCGTATTACGCGCTGTCGCTGTGCTTCGTCGTCGCACTGCTCGCCGTCGTATTTTCCAAACCCATTACGTTGAACGCGCCGCCGCCGGACGCACACTGA